The Nitrospiria bacterium genome includes the window AGCGAAAGCGCTTCTTCCATATCCGCGGGTTCAAGGTACTGAAACGGCGGCAGCCTCATACGTTCCTCCCGGTGATTCCTCCCGTCTCTTTCAATGTGTTGAGCACTTTCTCGGATATGAACTGAGGGTTTGTAATATATATAATGATTTAAAGGGATTATCCAAGAACTTTAAAACCAAAAAGACCATTCAAAATGTATACTGTATACAATCTCTTGTCAAGTCAAATCTCTCCGTTCGGAAGTGTTGTGTCCTCGGACAGATGCCATTTATGCGGCAAGAAGAGAGATATCCCATCTTGGTTTACTCGACGTAGATCATTTTGCGCGTCATTCCACCATCCGCAATAAATACCTGGCCCGTTATAAACCCCGCCTCCTCCGACAGCAGAAAGGCTGCGAGTGCCGCGACATCTTCTGGTTTTCCAACCCGGCCTACGGGGTGTTGTGCACGGTCGATCGGACGCAGATCGGGCAAAGGATCACCCTCCCCTTTTTTCCAGGCCCGCACATCAATCCAACCAGGGGCAATACAGTTCACCCTGACATCCGGACCGAGGCTGATTGCCAGGGCATGGGTAAGAGCAACCATACCTCCTTTTGCTGCTGCGTAGGCCTCTGTATTCGCCTCGGACTGAAACGCACGTGTCGAGGCGATATTGACCATAGAGCCGCGCGCCTTGCGCAGATGAGGAGAAGCATGTTTGGCACAGAGAAAGCAACCCGTGAGGTGAGTTGAGATCATACGATCCCAGTCCTTGACCTTCAACTTTTCAATCGGTCCCTGTACGGCGTGGGAAATCCCTGCATTGCTGACAAGAGCGTCCAGTCGTCCAAACTCCCGGATGACCAAGGCCGCACAATTCTTGACCGACTCTTCATCTGTAACATCGGTTCGAGTAAAGAGGACGGGACCCAGGTGTCTTAGCCTGGATTCCGCCTCCTGCCCAGCTTCTTCATCAATCTCCCCGATCACGACAGACATCCCCTCTTCCAGGAGTCGCTTTGCAATCCCCCTCCCTATCCCCTGTCCACCTCCTGTAACAACCCCGACTTTTCCCTGCAAAGGCGTCAG containing:
- a CDS encoding SDR family oxidoreductase, with protein sequence MSLTPLQGKVGVVTGGGQGIGRGIAKRLLEEGMSVVIGEIDEEAGQEAESRLRHLGPVLFTRTDVTDEESVKNCAALVIREFGRLDALVSNAGISHAVQGPIEKLKVKDWDRMISTHLTGCFLCAKHASPHLRKARGSMVNIASTRAFQSEANTEAYAAAKGGMVALTHALAISLGPDVRVNCIAPGWIDVRAWKKGEGDPLPDLRPIDRAQHPVGRVGKPEDVAALAAFLLSEEAGFITGQVFIADGGMTRKMIYVE